The following are from one region of the Candidatus Acidulodesulfobacterium ferriphilum genome:
- a CDS encoding murein L,D-transpeptidase, producing the protein MKFKARYFYILAASAIIILILFTAAIEKYMPSSSSKTSAFLDKLKSAAALSGESSGHLGCKSTAEFPCIVKYLHYLRYLPVSVSPSGKYGYEFSFPVPKALQKTADSYKWNPQNPFILGAITQYLEASGMLHDGEYAKPQINGRLLSELKKSAAKGELDPYPWKWILVRQAAKGEMVELYENGRKVFSSPANTGEFATTPDGTWYVFLRFHSTAMSGLSPSRISMKVYESLKLKHPRMVGCLDGHPVKWIAYNDSGIKYADYFNGGIALHYIARTHYGFPQSAGCVELPYDNARFLHKNIGYGTIVTVLGTTGPAATKQRSGAAASGACTQAKVQAKPAKSASAYSTYKDKTVASSEKTF; encoded by the coding sequence ATGAAATTTAAGGCACGGTATTTTTATATTTTAGCCGCATCTGCAATTATTATTTTAATTTTGTTTACTGCGGCTATCGAGAAATATATGCCGTCGTCCTCAAGCAAAACATCCGCCTTTTTGGATAAGTTAAAATCCGCCGCCGCCCTATCCGGTGAATCTTCCGGCCATTTAGGGTGTAAAAGTACCGCCGAATTCCCCTGCATCGTAAAATATTTGCATTACTTGCGTTATCTCCCTGTTTCGGTTTCCCCCTCCGGTAAATACGGCTACGAATTTTCGTTTCCGGTTCCGAAAGCTTTGCAGAAAACCGCGGACTCATATAAATGGAACCCCCAAAACCCGTTTATTTTAGGGGCAATAACGCAATATCTCGAGGCGTCGGGCATGCTGCATGACGGGGAATACGCAAAACCTCAAATAAACGGAAGGCTTTTGTCCGAACTGAAAAAAAGCGCGGCAAAGGGGGAATTAGACCCTTACCCGTGGAAATGGATATTAGTCAGGCAGGCCGCGAAAGGCGAGATGGTCGAACTTTACGAAAACGGCAGAAAGGTTTTTTCGTCTCCGGCAAATACGGGTGAATTTGCGACCACTCCCGACGGGACATGGTATGTCTTCCTCCGCTTTCACAGCACTGCGATGAGCGGCTTGTCCCCCTCCCGGATTTCCATGAAAGTTTACGAATCGCTGAAATTAAAACATCCCCGCATGGTCGGGTGCTTAGACGGACACCCCGTAAAATGGATCGCGTACAATGATTCCGGCATTAAGTACGCGGATTATTTTAACGGCGGAATAGCTCTGCATTATATCGCCCGCACCCATTATGGATTTCCTCAGTCGGCCGGGTGCGTGGAATTGCCTTACGACAATGCCAGATTCCTGCACAAAAACATAGGTTACGGAACAATTGTCACGGTGCTTGGAACCACCGGACCGGCGGCAACAAAACAAAGGAGCGGCGCTGCCGCCTCCGGAGCCTGCACCCAGGCCAAAGTTCAGGCTAAACCTGCCAAATCCGCATCGGCATATTCGACATATAAAGATAAAACCGTTGCAAGCAGTGAAAAAACCTTTTAA